A region of Moorena producens PAL-8-15-08-1 DNA encodes the following proteins:
- a CDS encoding DUF4351 domain-containing protein, which translates to MAYDNICKYLAEEYPSEFFHWLLGEEPRDIQVLKAELSAEPIQADALSLLQSTNQILHLEFQTLPQSDPPLPFRMLDYWVRLHRKYRCPIEQVVIFLKSTTSDLVFNNEFRDINTWHRYRVIPLWEQDPLPLLANRALLPLATLARSNRPNLLLEQVVAAVDKIEEKPLRGNLAACVDVLAGLRFDKNLVRRLLREEVMEESVTYQDIIQKGVQRGKQEGVLLVVMRLLTLRLGLLDPVLQQQIEGLSITRLEELSEALLDFETVTDLAVWLEH; encoded by the coding sequence TTGGCCTACGATAACATCTGTAAATACCTAGCAGAAGAATACCCATCGGAGTTTTTTCACTGGCTATTGGGTGAAGAACCTAGAGATATTCAGGTACTTAAAGCCGAATTAAGTGCTGAACCAATTCAAGCTGATGCTCTGAGTCTACTGCAAAGTACTAACCAAATTCTGCACCTAGAATTTCAAACCCTGCCCCAATCTGACCCACCACTACCATTTCGGATGTTGGACTACTGGGTAAGATTACATCGCAAATACCGATGTCCGATTGAACAGGTGGTAATTTTCCTGAAGTCTACAACCTCAGATCTGGTATTCAATAACGAGTTTAGGGATATTAATACCTGGCATCGTTATCGAGTAATTCCCTTGTGGGAGCAAGACCCATTACCACTGTTGGCCAATCGAGCTTTGTTACCCTTGGCCACTTTAGCCAGGAGTAATCGGCCTAATCTATTGTTGGAGCAAGTCGTTGCTGCAGTGGATAAAATTGAAGAAAAACCATTACGGGGAAACCTAGCGGCCTGTGTAGATGTACTGGCTGGTTTACGGTTTGACAAAAATTTAGTGCGTCGATTGTTGAGGGAGGAAGTTATGGAAGAATCAGTCACCTATCAAGATATTATCCAAAAGGGAGTCCAGCGCGGCAAGCAGGAGGGAGTCCTATTAGTTGTGATGCGTTTGCTAACCCTGAGGTTAGGTTTACTTGACCCTGTGCTCCAACAGCAGATTGAAGGATTATCCATTACTCGATTGGAGGAATTGAGTGAAGCGTTGTTGGATTTTGAGACAGTAACGGATTTAGCGGTTTGGTTGGAGCACTAG
- a CDS encoding tetratricopeptide repeat protein — MRILELESTLNRYEAALTAVEKTDNKPSPETILRLLIARNLVHEKFADIAHIYKDKLIKLVELDSRLKKQAGLITQTVQLADLRTSFHPPKDYWWWFLEAPTHPRDRFDWLWNALTVTSLTASVSLVVDISSRFLSTSLGFIGSFAVISQSTLTLLTAGGILTKAGRRGIEEILSRLRIKKYLWEEVKLGLSGVLLLSLIGFRGSLPLISGYFNEQGLKNYEEEGDWSTAQSDYERALSLNPDNAEAHYNFGRLYEALQELDKARTQYRLAAQGGLDAAYNELGRLYIQDKKYSQAVSLLLTGLDNLEEKDIQNKLLKTEDIKTKNETQYALFKNLGWARLKQGNYADAEADLINAIELDKTFEQTPAAAHCLLAQVIENKPEKDPDNALAEWEICLRYNDRRNPDEDIWFGMARERIDAQVGVKDKTSESTK, encoded by the coding sequence ATGAGAATCCTAGAGTTAGAGTCTACACTCAATCGTTATGAAGCTGCCCTGACCGCTGTTGAAAAAACTGACAATAAACCATCTCCTGAAACCATTCTCCGTCTCCTGATTGCTCGCAATCTTGTTCATGAAAAATTTGCTGATATTGCCCACATTTATAAAGATAAACTGATTAAACTGGTTGAGTTAGATAGCAGATTAAAAAAGCAAGCTGGTTTGATTACTCAGACTGTGCAATTAGCGGATTTGCGGACTAGCTTTCATCCCCCAAAAGACTACTGGTGGTGGTTTCTGGAAGCGCCTACTCATCCGCGAGACCGTTTCGACTGGCTTTGGAATGCACTGACAGTTACCTCTTTAACGGCATCGGTGAGTCTAGTGGTAGATATTTCCTCCCGTTTTTTGAGTACTAGTCTGGGTTTTATAGGTTCTTTTGCGGTGATTTCCCAGAGTACATTGACCTTGTTGACAGCTGGGGGAATTTTAACCAAAGCTGGTCGTAGAGGTATTGAAGAAATACTATCACGATTAAGGATTAAAAAATATCTTTGGGAAGAAGTTAAATTGGGACTATCGGGAGTACTTTTACTTTCGTTAATTGGCTTTCGAGGGTCTTTGCCCCTGATTTCGGGCTACTTTAATGAACAGGGTTTAAAGAATTATGAGGAAGAAGGAGACTGGTCAACTGCTCAGTCTGATTATGAACGAGCATTGAGTCTTAATCCAGATAATGCAGAGGCTCACTACAATTTTGGTCGTCTTTATGAAGCTTTACAGGAGTTGGATAAGGCGCGAACTCAGTATAGGTTAGCGGCACAGGGGGGCTTAGATGCTGCTTATAATGAATTGGGGCGGTTGTATATTCAAGACAAAAAATATTCCCAAGCGGTATCGTTACTTTTGACAGGATTAGATAATCTGGAAGAAAAGGATATTCAAAATAAACTACTTAAAACAGAGGATATTAAAACTAAAAATGAAACTCAATATGCTTTATTTAAAAACTTGGGCTGGGCTAGGTTGAAACAAGGAAACTATGCCGATGCTGAAGCTGACCTCATAAATGCTATTGAACTAGACAAAACCTTTGAACAAACTCCGGCGGCTGCTCACTGTTTATTAGCGCAAGTCATTGAAAACAAACCAGAAAAAGATCCAGATAATGCCTTGGCAGAATGGGAAATCTGTTTACGCTATAATGATAGACGTAACCCTGATGAGGATATCTGGTTTGGGATGGCTCGTGAACGTATAGATGCTCAAGTAGGTGTTAAAGATAAGACTAGTGAATCGACTAAGTAA
- a CDS encoding BolA family protein — protein sequence MEPISTQQVEEKIKASIPDAQVKVEDLGGGNHLQATVVSSEFEGKSLVKQHQLVYGALSQELATEAIHALALKTYTPEAWAGKE from the coding sequence ATGGAGCCGATTAGTACACAGCAAGTTGAAGAAAAGATTAAAGCATCGATACCGGATGCTCAGGTAAAGGTAGAAGATTTAGGGGGTGGTAACCATCTCCAAGCCACTGTTGTCTCCTCGGAGTTTGAAGGTAAATCCCTGGTAAAACAACATCAGCTGGTTTATGGTGCCCTAAGCCAAGAGTTGGCAACAGAGGCCATTCACGCCCTAGCTCTAAAAACCTATACCCCCGAAGCTTGGGCTGGCAAGGAGTAA
- the grxD gene encoding Grx4 family monothiol glutaredoxin — protein sequence MTPELKDRIDKLTQDHKILVFMKGSKLMPQCGFSNNVVQILNTLGVPYETVDVLEDYEIRQGIKEYSNWPTIPQVYIKGEFIGGSDVMIEMYQNGELQQTVEVALAS from the coding sequence ATGACACCAGAACTGAAAGATAGAATAGATAAATTAACACAAGACCACAAAATTTTGGTATTCATGAAGGGCAGCAAACTAATGCCCCAGTGTGGATTTTCCAATAACGTTGTCCAAATTCTTAATACCCTAGGAGTTCCCTACGAAACTGTAGACGTACTAGAAGATTACGAGATTCGCCAGGGAATCAAAGAATATTCTAACTGGCCAACGATTCCTCAAGTTTACATTAAGGGAGAGTTTATCGGTGGCTCCGATGTGATGATTGAGATGTATCAAAATGGTGAATTGCAGCAGACCGTGGAAGTCGCCCTGGCATCCTAA
- a CDS encoding tetratricopeptide repeat protein — protein MIMLGSLVSKPVLAGHWIVETTGKVDLKREGWSRFNPVPNYSKINPGDLLRPVSGVRVKVLCENGNTRSVPAGVTTGINALCPPPPIRNGSRPIVRPRLLNPYIPYIISPRATLILTDKPTLRWHDATDANSFTVTVRGRGLNWTQEFSRDEVCQKGICQVVYPGRLKPGVSYKLVVEADTNRTSTEDSTGGLGFKRIKSDQAKEIQVMARRIKSQNLPKEFKALALAELYADYDLTAEAIETLEGQENDQKIVPIYRLLGDLYRRIGLVLEAEGPYSKAVELATATEHWEELAAAKAGLGEVKYARGNREEGVSLLEQAKAIYEKFGDRERLEKLEKRLEELK, from the coding sequence ATGATTATGTTGGGAAGCCTGGTGAGTAAGCCAGTACTGGCAGGGCATTGGATTGTCGAAACCACGGGTAAAGTTGACCTAAAACGGGAGGGATGGTCACGTTTTAATCCAGTGCCTAACTATAGCAAGATAAATCCAGGGGATCTGCTCAGACCAGTATCGGGGGTTAGGGTCAAGGTACTCTGTGAGAATGGTAACACTCGCTCTGTACCTGCTGGGGTAACAACTGGCATTAATGCACTCTGTCCACCACCGCCAATACGAAATGGTAGCAGGCCAATCGTCAGACCACGTCTGTTAAACCCCTATATTCCCTACATTATCAGTCCACGGGCAACTCTTATACTTACTGACAAGCCCACGCTACGCTGGCATGATGCCACCGATGCTAACAGTTTCACCGTTACGGTCAGAGGGCGAGGCTTGAATTGGACTCAGGAATTTAGTCGAGACGAGGTTTGTCAAAAGGGTATTTGTCAGGTTGTTTATCCAGGGAGACTAAAACCTGGAGTTAGTTATAAGTTGGTTGTCGAGGCTGATACGAATCGTACCTCTACAGAGGATAGCACTGGAGGACTGGGATTTAAGCGGATTAAGTCGGATCAAGCTAAAGAAATTCAGGTGATGGCTAGGCGAATTAAGTCACAGAATTTACCAAAGGAGTTCAAGGCGTTGGCACTAGCTGAACTCTATGCTGACTACGATTTAACGGCTGAGGCCATTGAAACCCTGGAAGGACAAGAAAACGATCAAAAAATAGTACCAATTTATCGCTTACTGGGTGATTTGTATCGACGGATAGGACTAGTTTTGGAAGCCGAGGGTCCTTATTCAAAGGCAGTCGAACTGGCAACAGCAACTGAGCATTGGGAAGAACTGGCAGCAGCAAAAGCTGGATTAGGGGAGGTTAAGTATGCTCGTGGGAATCGGGAAGAAGGCGTGAGTTTGTTAGAACAAGCGAAGGCAATCTATGAAAAGTTTGGGGACCGCGAACGGTTAGAGAAACTAGAAAAGCGACTGGAAGAGTTAAAGTAA